CGGATGCGGCGGGCTCGACCGGCGGCAGCGGCGGGATCGCCGGCGCGGCGGGCGCGACCAGCTCGTCCTGCGGCAGGCCACCGGCCAGGCCGGCGGCCTCGTCCAGATGGGCGTTGAAGCTGGCCTCCACCGGAGCCCGCACCGGCACCTCGGGGCGGCCCGGCTGCAGCTGGGCGGAGAGATCCATGTCGTGCTCGCGGCCCGGCGGCAGCACGTCGTCGTGGCCGTGCAGCTTGGCCGCCAGGTGGCGGATCCAGCGCTGCGCTTCCCAGCCATCGCGACGCGCGGCCAGGTCGGCCTCGTCGAAGATCACCAGCAGGTCGGGCGCTTCCAGCGCCGGCTCGAGCACCACGAGGGCGTCCTCGACCGCCGGCTCCAGCGCGACCAGCACCGCCTGGACCTGGGCGCCGGCCAGGGTGGCCACGTCCAGTTCCACCGGGTCGGCTTCCAGCACCACCCTGCCACCGGCTGCGTCGAGTGCCTGGCGCAACCGCTCGCGCGCCTGGCCCTCGCGGGCCAGCAGCGCGACCGCCTTGGAAGAATCAGTCGCGGGCACGGGCGATCCCCAGCAGGTCGTACACGTTTCGCATCAGGTCCAGTTCCTGGTACGGCTTGCCCAGGTACCGCTGGACGCCGATTTCGAAAGCGCGCTGGCGATGCTTCTCGCCGGTACGCGAGGTGATCATCACGATCGGCACGTCGCGGAAGCGCGGGTCGGCGCGCATCGCGGTCGCCAGCTCGTAGCCGTCCATCCGCGGCATCTCGATGTCCAGCAGCATCAGGTCGGGCACGCGCTCTTCCAGGCGTTCCAGCGCCTCGACGCCGTCGCGCGCGGTCGCCACCTCGAAGTTGTGGCGTTCCAGCACGCGGCCGGTGACCTTGCGCATGGTCAGCGAGTCGTCGACCACCATCACCAGCGGGATGTGGCGGGCCTGCTGCGGCTCGACCGTGGCCGGACGCTCCGGCTGCGCCAGGTGGCGGCGGACCAGCGGGGCGACGTCCAGGATCACGACCACGCGGCCGTCGCCGGTGATGGTCGCGCCGTAGATGCCCGGGACCGAGGAGATCTGCAGGCCGACCGGCTTGACCACGATTTCGCGGTTGCCGACCACCTGGTCGATCGCCACGGCGGCACGCAGGTCGCCGGCACGGACCAGCAGCAGCGGCACCTGGGCCTGGCCTTCGGCCCTGGCCGGGCCCTGCCCGACCAGCAGGCCGAGGTCGTGCAGCGCGTACTCCTCGCCGGCATAGCGGTAACCGCCGGTGCCGCTCTCGAAGCGCTCGCGCGAGATCCGGCCGATACCGCTGACCGAAGCCACCGGCACCGCGTAGGTGGTCTCGCCGATCTGCACGAACACCGCCTGGGTGACCGCGAGGGTCTGCGGCAGGCGCAGGGTGAAGGTGACGCCGCGGCCGACCACCGAGTTGATTTCGACGGTGCCACCGAGCTGGCGGACTTCGTTGCGGACCACGTCCATGCCCACGCCGCGGCCGGCCAGCTGGCTGACCTGCTCGGAGGTGGAGAAGCCGGCCTCGAAGATCAGCGAATCCAGCTCGGTGTCGGTCAGCACCGCGCCCGGCTTGAGCAGGCCACGCTGCTCGGCGCGGCGACGGATCGCCTCGCGGTCCAGGCCACGGCCGTCGTCGGCCACCTGCAGCACGATTTCCGAACCTTCGTGGCGCAGCGAGATGGTGATCGTGCCTTCCTCGGCCTTGCCGGCGGAGGAACGCTCGGCCGGGGTCTCCAGGCCGTGCGCCACCGAGTTGCGCAGCATGTGCTCGATCGGCGCGACCATGCGGTCGAGGACGTTGCGGTCGAGCTCGCCGTGGGTGCCGTCGAGGCGCAGCTGCACCTGCTTGCCGGTGTCGTGGCCGGCCTGGCGGACGACGCGGCGCAGGCGCGGGACGACGCTGTCGAACGGCACCATGCGGGCGCTCATCAGGCCGTCCTGCAGGTCCGAGCTGACGCGCGACTGCTGCTGCAGCAGGACGTCGTACTGGCGGGCCAGGTCGTCGAGCACGCCCTGCAGGCCGGTCAGGTCGGCCGCGGACTCGTTCAGCGCGCGGCTGAGCTGCTGCAGGGTGGAGAAGCGGTCCAGCTCCAGCGGGTCGAAGGTCGGATCCGCGCTGTCCTGCTCGCGCTGGTAGCGGGCGACGATCTGGGCCTCGGTCTCCAGGTCCAGGCGGCGCAGCTGGTCGCGCAGGCGGGCGTTGGTGCGGTCCAGCTCGGCCATGGCCGCGCGGAAGGCACCCAGCTGCTGCTCCAGGCGGGCGCGGTAGATCGCCACTTCGCCGGCGTGGTTGACCAGGTTGTCCAGCAGGTCGGCGCGCACGCGCACCTGCTCCTGCGGTGCGCGCGGAGCGGCGGCGTCCTCGGCGACCGGGGCCGTTTCCTCGTCCTCCACCGGCGCCGACAGTGCAGGCAGGGCCTCGGCGGTGGCGGCCAGCTGGACCGGCTGGGCAACCACCGGCTGCGGTGCGGGGGCGACCGGCTCTGCGGCGACGGCTGGCTGCGGCTCCTCGACGGCGGCGGTGGCCACCGCGGCGGCGGCCTGCGGCTCGACCGCGGCGGGCGCCGTGTCCAGGGCAGGAACGGCTTCGCCGCGGATACGGGCCTCGAACGCCGCGATCAGCGCGTCCGGCATGGCCGTGGCGCGGTGGGCACGGGTCTGCACCAGCAGCTGGTGCAGGGTGTCGAAGCCACGCTCCAGCAGCTGGACGTCGTTGCGGTCCAGGTCGGTGCGGTGTTCGGCGGCGGCTTCCAGCAGTGACTCGATCACGTGGCCGAGGTCGCCGATGGTGGCGATGCCGGCCATGCGCGCACCGCCCTTGAGGGTGTGCAGGTCGCGCTGCAGGCCGATGATCGGCTCGCGCGCGGTGCTGTCGGCGCGCAGCTCGACCAGCAGCGCGTCGACGTGGTCGAGCAGGTCGCCACCTTCCTCGACGAAGATGTCGACCAGGTCGCGGTCCAGCTCGTTGAAGTCGAGCATCGGCAGTTCCGCGGCCGGGGCGGCGGCGGCCGGCGCGACGACCTCGGGCTGCGGCGCTTCGTCCGCGGCCTCGACCGGCTGGGCCTCGGCGACCTCTTCCTCGGCGAATGCGGCCGGCGCTTCGGCAACCACTTCCTCGACCGGCTGCTCTCCAGCAACCGGCGCCTCGGCGACGGTCTCCTCGACGGTCTCCTCGACGGTCTCCTCGACGGTCTCCTCGACGGTCTCCTCGACGGTCTGCTCGACCGGCGCGGCCTCGACGGCCTCGACGGGGGTGGCCTCGAACGATTCGACCCCAACCTGATCCCCGAACGAAGGCGCGTTGGCGGCGACGTCCTCGACCGAGGCGGTGTCGGCCGACGCCGCGATCTCGCCGGACAACCCGGCGGTCTCGACCGGCTCGACGCTCCAGTCGCTGGAGGTGGCCTCGATCGCGACCGGCTCCTGCACCGGCTCGGCGACGGCCTCTTCCAGCTGCATTGCCTCGACGGTCCAGCCGGACGTGGCGGCGGCCTCTTCGACCGGCCCGGCCTGCGTGGCCTCGATGCCAGCGTCGGCCAGCGGCGCATCGGACAGCTGCCAGGCAGCGCTGCCGGCGGCGTCGGACACGACCGCATCGCCGGACAGTTCGGCGGCGATTTCGAAGGCTTCGTCGCTGGCGGCGGGCGCCTCGACCGACGGCGCGTCGAAGGACGCGACCTCTGGCTCGAACGCCGCCTGCGCGTCATCCAGGCTCCACTCCGGTGCCTGCGGCGCGGCGTTCCCGACGGGATCGGCGGCCGGCGATTCGCCGGTGGCCTCGGCTCGGGTCTCGCCCTCGTCGGCAGCCATGGACTCGACCAGGAAGCGGCTGAGGTCCATGTCGGTCAGTTCGACCGGGGTCTCGACCAGCGGGGCGACGATGGCCTCCGGCTCCTCGTCCAGGATTTCCGGCTGCGGCCAGCGCGCTTCCGGCAGGGCGGCGGCCAGCGCGCGCAGGCGCTCGGCCAGTCCGGCGTAGCTCGGGATGCGCGGTGACTCGGCCTGCAGGGCCTGGATGCAGCCGCGGATCGTGGCCGCGGTATCGGCCAGGGTCTCGATCGCGTCGGCACCCGGGACATGGGCGGCGGCGATGGCGCGCTTGATGTAGGTCTCGGCCGCGTCGGTGACGGAGGTGATCTCCGGCACGTCGGTCATCGCGAACGCACCGTTCATGGTGTGCATCGCGCGCAGCAGCGGATCGTCGACCTGCTGCGGACCCAGGCGCGCGGCGGCGATCCACGCGTCCACGGTTTCCAGGTGGGTGGCGACCTCGGTCTCGAGGATCTCGCGCAGCACGCTGTCCACCGAGGCCGGAGTGCCCTCGGCGACGACCGGGGCGACCGGCTCGACGGGCGCGGCTTCGGCAACCGGGGCAACGGCAGCGGCGACCGGGGCCAGGGTATGGAAGGCCTCCTCGCCGGCGGCGATGCGCTCGGCGACGGCTTCCATCGCGCGCAGGTCCAGGTCCAGGGTGCCTTCGCCACGCAGGGCGGCGTCGAACTGCGGCAGCACGGTGGCGGCCTGCTGGACCATCGAGGTCACCGCCGGGCTGGCCGGGCGGGTCCCGTCGAGCACGCGGTTGAGCATGCTCTCGATCTTCCACGCGAACTCGCCCAGGGCGCTGGCGCCGACCAGGCGGCCACTGCCCTTGAGGGTGTGGAACACGCGGCGGATCGGGCGCAGGCGCTCCATGTCGTCCGGGGAACGCAGCCACATCGGCAGCAGGCGCGCGAGGTTGGCGCGCTCCTCCTCGAACTCCTCGAGGAACACCTCGCGGATGTCGGCGTCGATGTCCTGGTTCTCGTCGAAGCCACCGGCGGTGGCACCCGGCACGGGCGCGGCGAGCGGCTCGGACGGCGGCCCGGCCACGGGCGCGGCCGGCGCCACCGGGGCGGCGGCGTACGCGGCGGCCGGCAGCGAGGCGGCGGCAGCGGCGACCTCGTCCAGCACGGACGGCTCGACCGGCGCTTCCTCGGCGGCAGGCGCTTCGACGGCGGGAGCCTGGATCGACTCCGGCGCGGCGTATGCGATTTCGGCCGGCGCTTCGGGAGCGCTTTCCGGCGTCGCTTCCGGCTCGGACACCGGCGGCAGGACCGGCGGCTGCGCGGCAACCGGCTCGGCCGGCGTGCGCGGACGGATGTGGACGGTCAGGCCCAGCCACTGGTTGTGCTCGGCCGGAATGGCCGGCGGCTGCGCGGCGACGGGCGCCTCGGGCAGCGGCGGCGGGACCGCGGCGGGCGGCGTGGCAGCCTCCGGTTCCTGGGCCGCCTCGACGGCCGGCGCTTCAGGCGCAGGCATTTCGGGCGGCAGCGCCGGCGGCTGCGGGGCTTCGTCCACCACGGGCGACTCGAAGCTGGCCGGCTCGAAGCTGCTCGGCTCGAAGCTGGCCGTGCCGGATCCGGACGGCGCGGCCGGGATGGCGACGTACTCGCCGGAAGCCGGGTCGTAGTGGAAGGCCTCGGCGACCGGCTGCGGCGGCAGCGCGGGCGGCTGCACCGTGACCGGCGGCAGCTCGAACTCCAGCGGCGGCAGTTCCAGGGATTCGCGCTCGGGAGCCGCGAACTCGGCGACGGCGGCCTCCGGGAAGGCCGGGGTCTCGTCGGCGGCAGGCGCAGCGCTCTCGGCCTGCACCGGATCCCAGGACGGGACTTCCGGGGCGGTCCCGGCCGGGGCGGCCGGCAGCGGCGGCGGCGCGGCGACGACCGGAGCCGGCGTCGGGGCCGCGACGGGTGCAGGCGCGGCATCGTTGACGGCGTCGGCGAGCGTGCGCTCGTCCGGCAGCGGCCAGTAGTTCAGGCTCTCGAGGCTGCTGCGCGCGATCTCGAGGATCTCCGACCGGTTCGGACGGCGGTCGCGCAACGCTTCCAGGTAGTACTCCAGGCTGGCCATGGCATCGGCCAGGGTGTCCAGCTGGCGACCGCTGGGCACGCGGCGGCGCCCGATCAGCTCGGTGACGATGTAGCGGCGCACGCCTTCCAGGTAGTCCGCCGGCTCCGGCAGCTCGAGGATGCGCAGCGCGCCGGAGACTTCCTCCAGCAGGCGCGGCACCGATTCGAGGCGGGCGTGGTCCCAGTTGGTCTCGATGAAGGCGACGAAATCCTCGCGCGCGGCGGCGAAGTTGGCGATCGCCTCGTGGGCGAGCACCTCCACCGTGCGCCGGGCCTCGGCGGCGGCGGCATCCTCGCCGCCCTCCTCGCCCGCGCCCAGGCTTGCGACCTGGTCGTCGAGGGTGGCGTCCACGTACAGCAGGGCGCCGGCGATATCCAGCAGCGCGCCCTCGCTGGCCGGCGCGCTGCCGGCGGCGATGGACTGCAGCGAGTCACGCTGCTGCAGCACCACGTCGCGGGCCACGCCCAGGCCGAGCATGCCCAGGGTGTCGGCGACGCGGGTCAGTTCGGCGGCCTGCGGCTGCAGCGCGGCGGCGTCGCCACCAGTGCGCAGGTGCAGGTCCAAGGCGTCCTTCACCCGCAGCAGCTCTTCCTTGACCACGCCGCCGACGGTGTTGAGCAGGTCGCGGTTGCGGCCGGCCAGGCTGCCGCGGGCGTGGTCCAGCTCGGCCTCGCTGGGCATCTGCGAGTCGAGGTCGAACGCCGCGCGCAGCTCGTCCAGCGCCGGATGCGAGGCGCGCACGTGGGCGATCGCGTACAGCAGCTGGCGGGTCGGTTCCTGGGTGGAAACGCCGCGCGAGGCAGCCGGCAGCGCTTCGTTCTCGCTGGCCTGCTGCAGGGTGCGCAGGGCCGCGTTGAAGGCGCCACGCAGAGCCTCGGCGGGGGCCAGGGCGCCGTCACGCAGGGCGCTGGCGACCGCCGACAGCACCCACAGCATGCGCCGGGTGTTCTCGTGCTGGGCCACCTGCAGCAGTTCGCCGGCCACGTCGGCCAGCTGGGCCGCGTCGGAAGGCTGGCCGTTCTCGGGCCAGCCCTGCATCGCGTCCTGGAAGCGGGCCAGGGTCGAGGCGACGCGGTCCTGGCGCTGCGACCACGGCAGCGCCGAGGGCTCCGGCAGCTGCGACGGCAGCGGCGCGCTCAGGTCCGGGGCGAACAGCACGCTCTCGTTGAGGCCGGCGGCGCCGCGGGCGGCACGGATGTCGTTGAGCAGCGGCAGCAGCACGATCGGGATGTCGCGATGGCCGTTCTGCAGGCGCTCGAGGTAATCGGGCAGCAGCACGGTGCCGCGCATCAGGGTCGCGCAGGCTTCGTCGCGGTCGTTGGCCGCGCCCTGCTGCAGGGCCTGGGCGAGCAGCTCCATCTCCTCGGCGACCATCGCCGGGGCGTACAGCTCGACCATCCGCAGCGTGCCCTGCACCTGGTGCAGGTAGCCGGCGCAGAAGCGCATGCGGTTGGCATCCGCCGGGTTCTCGACGAACGCCTCGATCTCCCCGCGCGCCTGGCGCAGGGTCTCGTCCAGCTCGGGCTTGACCCAGCCGAGCACGGCGTGGCTCATCGCGTCGCGCAGCGCGCTCATGCAAGCCTCCATTCCGCGAGGCGGCACAGGCGCGAATAACGGGCCATTTTCATTCCATCGTCCCCTGTCAGGCCCTTCGTCATCAGCCAGGCAGCTTGAAGTCGGCAACCGAACGACGCAGGTCCGCAGCCAGCTGCGCCAGGTGTCCGATCGACTCGGCCGTCTGGCCGGCGCCACGCGACGTCTGCGCGGAAATCTGCCGGACCACGTCCATCGTCTTGGTGATGTCGGCGGCCGCGCCCGCCTGCTGCTGGGCGGCAACCGAAATGTTCTTGATGAGGTCGTTCAGCGCGTTGGACACGCGCTCGATCTCGGTCAGCGCGGTACCGGCGTCCTCGGCCAGGCGGGCACCGGACACCACTTCGGCGGTGGTCTGCTCCATGGAGCTGACCGCCTCGTTGGTGTCGGCCTGGATCGCCTGGACCAGGCCTTCGATTCGCCGGGTCGCGTTGGAGGTGCGTTCCGCCAGTCGCTGCACTTCGTCCGCCACCACCGCGAAGCCGCGGCCCGTCTCGCCCGCCGCGGCCGCCTGCACCGCCGCGTTGAGCGCCAGGATGTTGGTCTGCTCGGAAATGTCGTTGATCAGTTCCACGATCGAGCCGATCTCCTGGGACGACTCGCCCAGGCGCTTGATGCGCTTGGAGGTCTCCTGGATCTGGTCGCGGATCTGGTCCATGCCGTTGATGGTCTCGCGCACCACGCCGGCACCTTCGGCCGCGATGACCACCGAACGCTGCGCCACTTCCGCCGATTCGGTGGAGTTGCGCGACACCTGCTCGATGCTGGCCGCGATTTCGTTGATGCGCTCGGAGGCGGCGGTGATCTGCTCGGCCTGGTGGTTGGACGCCTCGGCCAGCTGCAGCGCGGTGGCCTGGGTTTCCTGCGACGAGGCCGCGACCTGCACCGAGGTGTCGTTGATCGTGGTCACCAGGTTGCGCAGTTCGTCGACTGCGTAGTTGATGGCGTCCGCGATCGCGCCCGTCATGTCCTCGGTCACCGAGGCCTTCACCGTCAGGTCGCCTTCACCCAGCGAGCTGATTTCGTCCAGCAGCCGCATGATCGCCTGCTGGTTGCGGCTGTTGAATTCCACCTGCGCCTGGTAGCGCGTTTCCTGCTCGCGCTGGCGGTTGCGCACCGAGCTCCAGACGAAGCCGATCAGCGCGATCAGCGCGAGGACGCCGGAGACCGCGCCGATGTAGAAGTTCGGGAAGATGCGGGTGTCGCGGACCGAGCCGAAGGCGGCGAACGCGTCGAACAGGCGCTTGCTGTCGTCCAGCATCTTGCCCGAGCCGGCGGCCAGGCTGGCCGACGCGCTCTGCGCCGCGAACAGGTTGCGCGAGCTGGCCAGGATCGCTTCCACGTCCTTGCGCATCTCGTTCCACTGCTCCTGCGATTCCTGCAGGGCGGCCTGCGCGCCGGGGATCTTCACCTGGGCAATGCCCAGTTCCTCGTTGCCCTGCATCAGGCCGTTGAGCACCTGGCCGAACACCACCGAGTCGCGCGCCAGCGCGTCACCGGCGGCGGAGGCACCAGGACCACCTGCACGGATTTCCGTGACGCGGCGGGCCATGGTGCCGGCGACCACGACCTGCTGCAGTGCGTTGAACACCTGCGACGCCGGGGCGCCACCGGCGGTCATCGCGCGCACCACCTCGTTCAGCTGCGCCTGCAGCTGCGGCACGCGGCCGACGAAGCGGTCCGCATTGCCGGCCAGGGCCATCACCGCGTCCTGGGACTCGATGATCTGGTCGGCGTTCTGCGCCAGCGGGCTCCAGGTGCGGCCCAGCTGCTCCAGCGGGCCGGACACGCCCGGCTCGCCGCCGAAGCGCTGCTGCAGGCCGCCCACCGTGTCCACGATCCGGGCGCGGGTCTGGCGGAAGGCCTCGAACGCCTCGGCGTTGCCGCCGACCGCGTCACGGCCCTGGTTGGCAAGCTGCTGCGAGAGCACCTGCAGGTCGGCCGCGCCGGTGCTGGCGCCGGCCAGCCTGCTGCCCTGGTAGGTCGCCACGCCGGTGTTGGTGGCGAACACGACCACCGACAGCACCAGCAGGACCAGCCAGAACCCGGTGCCGACGCCACCCAGGCGGCTGGTCTTGGGAGATTCCGGTGCAGTGCTCATGCGCGTAGTGCCTCGATCGGATGCTTGGAAAGGCCGGCGGTCACGCCGCGGCCTGCCTGAATTCAGGGGTGCGGGCAAGCCGCGAGAGTGAGAAGACCGCCCAGTCGAGGCCTTCGCTGTGGAAGGCGCGTTCGACGAAGCTGGCGTAGCGGCCGCGTGCGAGCGGCTCGGGATCGATCGCCTGCTCCTCGCCGAAGGAGCGCTGGCCGTAAAGCTCGTCGATGGTCAGGGCCACGTCGCCGCCCTGCTGGCGCATGACCAGCACGCGCTGGCCCTCGTGCAGGACGGTGCGCTCGCCTTCCAGGAACAGCTTCAGGTCGACCACGGGGAACAGGTTGCCGCGCAGGTTGCCGATGCCCAGCAGCCACGGCTGCGCCCCGGGGACCGGAGTCACCGGGGGCATGGGCATGATCTCGACGACCTCGCCGAACTGCGAGACCAGCCGCTGGCGGCCGATCCGGTAACCGACGCCACGCCAGGTCTCCTGGCCCAGCTCGCGGGCCGGGAGCTGCACGGCATGCGCCAGGCTGCGGCGCTCGTAGTCGGAAAGGATGTCGAACGGGGTGCGCATCAGGCGGCACCTACGAGCTGGTTGATCCGCGCCATGAGGTCTTCCTCGCGCGGCGGTTTGACGACGTAGTCCACCGCCCCCTGGCGCATCGCCCAGGCGCGGTCGGTCTCCATGCTCTTGGTGCTCACGATCAGCACCGGGATCTTGTTGGTGGTCCCGTCGCGGGTCAGCGCGCGGGTTGCCTGGAAACCGCTCATGCCAGGCAGGACCACGTCCATCAGGACCAGGTCCGGCAACTGCTTGCGGGCCAGTTCAAGTCCGTCCTCGGCGTTGGTCGCGAAGATGACCTGGTGGCCGCCGCGCTCCAGCCATTGCGTGAAGACGGCACGGTCTGTCGGCGAATCTTCGATCAGCAGGATTCGAGCCATGTTTTGCCTGCCCCCCGGTCAGGCGTTGACGTACGTACGGATTGCTCCGAGCAGTTCTTCCCGCGTGAATGGCTTGGTGAGGTACTGCTCCGAGCCGACGATTCGGCCGCGCGCCTTGTCGAACAGGCCGTCCTTGGAGGACAGCATGATGACCGGCGTCGACTTGAATTTCTGGTTGCCCTTGATGAGCGCGCAGGTCTGGTAGCCGTCGAGCCGCGGCATCATGATGTCGACGAAGATGATCTGTGGCTGCTGGTCGGCGATCTTGGCCAGCGCCTCGAAGCCATCACTGGCCGTCACGACCTCGCAGCCCTCGCGCTTGAGCAGGGTTTCGGCGGTGCGGCGGATGGTCTTGGAATCGTCGATGACCAGAACCCGCAGGCCACCCAATGCCCCGGCTGGGGCCGTGTTGTCTGTCATTACCCTGTTTCCCCTTGCGCGCGGCGCTTCTTCATTCCCGGCACCGCTGCTTGGGTGTCTATATCCCAGTACGGGTGAAACCTGTCAAGCCCGACGTTTTTTTGGCGCTACCTGCATCACCGGCGCCATGCGACCTGCTGCCCACATGCCGGACGTGAAGGCCACCACCGGCCGGTCGCGACGGTGGGGATCGGCTAACATCGGCGACCTGCCCTCTCCCTGTTCCGGCCCCGCCCCATGCCCCTGGACGTCGTCGTGGTGATGGACCCGATCGGGTCGATCAAGATCGCCAAGGACACCACCTTCGCCATGCTGCTGGAGGCCCAGCGGCGCGGCCACCGGCTGCACTACGTGCGCCCCGGCGGGCTGTCCCTGCGCGACGGCCGCGCCTTGGCCATCGCCGCCCCGCTGCGGGTGCGCGACGACAAGGCCGGCTGGTTCGAGCTCGGGGACTACGCCGAGCTGCCGTTCGGCCCCGGCCAGGTGGTGCTGATGCGCAAGGACCCGCCGTTCGACGGCGAGTACCTCTACGACACCCATATCCTGGACATGGCCAAGGCTGCCGGCGCCGAGGTGGTGAACAACCCCCAGGGCCTGCGCGACTTCAACGAGAAGCTTGCCGCCCAGCTGTTCCCGCAGTGCTGCCCGCCGACCCGGATCAGCCGCGATCCGGCCGAGCTGAAGGCCTTCGCCGCCGAGCACGGCCGGGTGGTGCTCAAGCCGCTGGACGGCATGGGCGGGCGCTCGATCTTCCTCAGCCAGGCCGG
This genomic interval from Pseudoxanthomonas suwonensis 11-1 contains the following:
- a CDS encoding Hpt domain-containing protein translates to MSALRDAMSHAVLGWVKPELDETLRQARGEIEAFVENPADANRMRFCAGYLHQVQGTLRMVELYAPAMVAEEMELLAQALQQGAANDRDEACATLMRGTVLLPDYLERLQNGHRDIPIVLLPLLNDIRAARGAAGLNESVLFAPDLSAPLPSQLPEPSALPWSQRQDRVASTLARFQDAMQGWPENGQPSDAAQLADVAGELLQVAQHENTRRMLWVLSAVASALRDGALAPAEALRGAFNAALRTLQQASENEALPAASRGVSTQEPTRQLLYAIAHVRASHPALDELRAAFDLDSQMPSEAELDHARGSLAGRNRDLLNTVGGVVKEELLRVKDALDLHLRTGGDAAALQPQAAELTRVADTLGMLGLGVARDVVLQQRDSLQSIAAGSAPASEGALLDIAGALLYVDATLDDQVASLGAGEEGGEDAAAAEARRTVEVLAHEAIANFAAAREDFVAFIETNWDHARLESVPRLLEEVSGALRILELPEPADYLEGVRRYIVTELIGRRRVPSGRQLDTLADAMASLEYYLEALRDRRPNRSEILEIARSSLESLNYWPLPDERTLADAVNDAAPAPVAAPTPAPVVAAPPPLPAAPAGTAPEVPSWDPVQAESAAPAADETPAFPEAAVAEFAAPERESLELPPLEFELPPVTVQPPALPPQPVAEAFHYDPASGEYVAIPAAPSGSGTASFEPSSFEPASFESPVVDEAPQPPALPPEMPAPEAPAVEAAQEPEAATPPAAVPPPLPEAPVAAQPPAIPAEHNQWLGLTVHIRPRTPAEPVAAQPPVLPPVSEPEATPESAPEAPAEIAYAAPESIQAPAVEAPAAEEAPVEPSVLDEVAAAAASLPAAAYAAAPVAPAAPVAGPPSEPLAAPVPGATAGGFDENQDIDADIREVFLEEFEEERANLARLLPMWLRSPDDMERLRPIRRVFHTLKGSGRLVGASALGEFAWKIESMLNRVLDGTRPASPAVTSMVQQAATVLPQFDAALRGEGTLDLDLRAMEAVAERIAAGEEAFHTLAPVAAAVAPVAEAAPVEPVAPVVAEGTPASVDSVLREILETEVATHLETVDAWIAAARLGPQQVDDPLLRAMHTMNGAFAMTDVPEITSVTDAAETYIKRAIAAAHVPGADAIETLADTAATIRGCIQALQAESPRIPSYAGLAERLRALAAALPEARWPQPEILDEEPEAIVAPLVETPVELTDMDLSRFLVESMAADEGETRAEATGESPAADPVGNAAPQAPEWSLDDAQAAFEPEVASFDAPSVEAPAASDEAFEIAAELSGDAVVSDAAGSAAWQLSDAPLADAGIEATQAGPVEEAAATSGWTVEAMQLEEAVAEPVQEPVAIEATSSDWSVEPVETAGLSGEIAASADTASVEDVAANAPSFGDQVGVESFEATPVEAVEAAPVEQTVEETVEETVEETVEETVEETVAEAPVAGEQPVEEVVAEAPAAFAEEEVAEAQPVEAADEAPQPEVVAPAAAAPAAELPMLDFNELDRDLVDIFVEEGGDLLDHVDALLVELRADSTAREPIIGLQRDLHTLKGGARMAGIATIGDLGHVIESLLEAAAEHRTDLDRNDVQLLERGFDTLHQLLVQTRAHRATAMPDALIAAFEARIRGEAVPALDTAPAAVEPQAAAAVATAAVEEPQPAVAAEPVAPAPQPVVAQPVQLAATAEALPALSAPVEDEETAPVAEDAAAPRAPQEQVRVRADLLDNLVNHAGEVAIYRARLEQQLGAFRAAMAELDRTNARLRDQLRRLDLETEAQIVARYQREQDSADPTFDPLELDRFSTLQQLSRALNESAADLTGLQGVLDDLARQYDVLLQQQSRVSSDLQDGLMSARMVPFDSVVPRLRRVVRQAGHDTGKQVQLRLDGTHGELDRNVLDRMVAPIEHMLRNSVAHGLETPAERSSAGKAEEGTITISLRHEGSEIVLQVADDGRGLDREAIRRRAEQRGLLKPGAVLTDTELDSLIFEAGFSTSEQVSQLAGRGVGMDVVRNEVRQLGGTVEINSVVGRGVTFTLRLPQTLAVTQAVFVQIGETTYAVPVASVSGIGRISRERFESGTGGYRYAGEEYALHDLGLLVGQGPARAEGQAQVPLLLVRAGDLRAAVAIDQVVGNREIVVKPVGLQISSVPGIYGATITGDGRVVVILDVAPLVRRHLAQPERPATVEPQQARHIPLVMVVDDSLTMRKVTGRVLERHNFEVATARDGVEALERLEERVPDLMLLDIEMPRMDGYELATAMRADPRFRDVPIVMITSRTGEKHRQRAFEIGVQRYLGKPYQELDLMRNVYDLLGIARARD
- a CDS encoding methyl-accepting chemotaxis protein produces the protein MSTAPESPKTSRLGGVGTGFWLVLLVLSVVVFATNTGVATYQGSRLAGASTGAADLQVLSQQLANQGRDAVGGNAEAFEAFRQTRARIVDTVGGLQQRFGGEPGVSGPLEQLGRTWSPLAQNADQIIESQDAVMALAGNADRFVGRVPQLQAQLNEVVRAMTAGGAPASQVFNALQQVVVAGTMARRVTEIRAGGPGASAAGDALARDSVVFGQVLNGLMQGNEELGIAQVKIPGAQAALQESQEQWNEMRKDVEAILASSRNLFAAQSASASLAAGSGKMLDDSKRLFDAFAAFGSVRDTRIFPNFYIGAVSGVLALIALIGFVWSSVRNRQREQETRYQAQVEFNSRNQQAIMRLLDEISSLGEGDLTVKASVTEDMTGAIADAINYAVDELRNLVTTINDTSVQVAASSQETQATALQLAEASNHQAEQITAASERINEIAASIEQVSRNSTESAEVAQRSVVIAAEGAGVVRETINGMDQIRDQIQETSKRIKRLGESSQEIGSIVELINDISEQTNILALNAAVQAAAAGETGRGFAVVADEVQRLAERTSNATRRIEGLVQAIQADTNEAVSSMEQTTAEVVSGARLAEDAGTALTEIERVSNALNDLIKNISVAAQQQAGAAADITKTMDVVRQISAQTSRGAGQTAESIGHLAQLAADLRRSVADFKLPG
- a CDS encoding chemotaxis protein CheW, translated to MRTPFDILSDYERRSLAHAVQLPARELGQETWRGVGYRIGRQRLVSQFGEVVEIMPMPPVTPVPGAQPWLLGIGNLRGNLFPVVDLKLFLEGERTVLHEGQRVLVMRQQGGDVALTIDELYGQRSFGEEQAIDPEPLARGRYASFVERAFHSEGLDWAVFSLSRLARTPEFRQAAA
- a CDS encoding response regulator; protein product: MARILLIEDSPTDRAVFTQWLERGGHQVIFATNAEDGLELARKQLPDLVLMDVVLPGMSGFQATRALTRDGTTNKIPVLIVSTKSMETDRAWAMRQGAVDYVVKPPREEDLMARINQLVGAA
- the pilG gene encoding twitching motility response regulator PilG, whose product is MTDNTAPAGALGGLRVLVIDDSKTIRRTAETLLKREGCEVVTASDGFEALAKIADQQPQIIFVDIMMPRLDGYQTCALIKGNQKFKSTPVIMLSSKDGLFDKARGRIVGSEQYLTKPFTREELLGAIRTYVNA
- the gshB gene encoding glutathione synthase, with product MPLDVVVVMDPIGSIKIAKDTTFAMLLEAQRRGHRLHYVRPGGLSLRDGRALAIAAPLRVRDDKAGWFELGDYAELPFGPGQVVLMRKDPPFDGEYLYDTHILDMAKAAGAEVVNNPQGLRDFNEKLAAQLFPQCCPPTRISRDPAELKAFAAEHGRVVLKPLDGMGGRSIFLSQAGDPNLNVILETLTEGGRKLALAQRYIPEITEGDKRILLIDGVPVDYCLARIPQGDEFRGNLAAGGRGEGRPLGERDRWIAAQVGPEMRRRGMRFVGLDVIGDYLTEVNVTSPTCVRELDAQFGLNIAGLLFDAIEAGPAA